A single window of Triplophysa dalaica isolate WHDGS20190420 chromosome 14, ASM1584641v1, whole genome shotgun sequence DNA harbors:
- the prtga gene encoding protogenin A, which yields MASFIKGLHQRLLFLAVFLSISGVLCFSELFFMREPHDVTVIRREAVVLDCQAHGEAPIAVRWLKNGRKLIETEHIYQLANGSLLISEPGSRKDKSDEGFYQCLAQNKYGSILSHRARLTIASLSAFSQHPSSITVTEGWVARFACKITATPPPIITWEFNRVTLPLATERIAVLPGGILQIQGVEREDAGSYRCVATNIASRRKSSEAVLTVTAAPSSRVPQRPCIVAVPQNLTIAIRSSALLECMATGSPRPLISWSRADHKSIDVHNTKVLGNGNLLISDIKPQHAGVYFCRATTPGTRNFTLAAANITVLAPPSFVEWPESVTRPRAGTARFVCVAQGFPEPQITWLKNGQTLHSNGRIKMYNSKLVINQIIPEDDGIYQCQAENQLGSVLAMARLIVVMSDNRPSAPRNVRADTMSSSAILLAWERPVYNSDKVIAYSVHYMKTEGLNNEEYQIVIGNDTTRYIIDDLVAGRNYTFYIVAYMPVGASRMSDPVVQHTLEDVPLRAPELSLSSRSPTDIQVSWQPLSHKLSRGRVSMYRLSYRTSADGAIAQHEVPAHRTHHLLKGLQPDTNYLLRIAAATSVGWGEPSAWTTHRTPKDSSTKVPLAPELQLETLNCTTITVRWNLPAGSAADLQGYKLSYHEESQPEGPPTQIPPHLRQHTIGGLDPRKKYHIKVLAYSVLGEGYQADQTISTPGCVSVRDRLIPPPPPPHHVHAHSNSSTSVYLHWGRPAFTAGQTVNYTVRCNPVGLQNASLVLYLQTDTQSLLVSDLDPNANYEFAVRLHVDQLSSPWSPVVYQQTLPEAPSRAPVGVKVSLIEGDSALVSWKPPDEPNITVTRYTILYASRRAWAAGEWQILQREGSITMALLEKLQSGQVYLVKVSASNQMGDGPFSPAVELTVHSDQAIVFSGGFYHLDQRSMTGIAVGVCIALTCIIICVLILACRSKTRKSCTAKSIRQGGQTPPTAVHLANGSQTESAEEMMPMTRDHFVDAKGGTNLIINSDGPVKPTNEKKRSRWIFFKKDEKDVKKVSSPSYSYYPGTSLLSYTDTSPGSPLHQPSSLQGLFGSSEGNSEGSHSSETGDSGRYTHDDTEGSSSRPASLRDEESEESDRYVIEKEHHLCVKNAEEATPSQPV from the exons ATGGCGTCTTTTATAAAGGGATTACACCAGCGTTTGCTGTTTCTCGCAGTATTTCTTTCAATCTCAG gtgtgttgtgttttagCGAGCTGTTTTTTATGAGGGAACCACACGATGTGACTGTAATCCGGAGGGAGGCTGTGGTTTTGGACTGTCAGGCCCACGGCGAGGCTCCGATCGCCGTCCGATGGCTAAAAAATGGAAGAAAGCTTATAGAGACGGAGCACATTTACCAGCTCGCCAACGGGTCGCTGCTCATCTCAGAACCGGGGAGTCGTAAAGACAAATCTGATGAAGGGTTCTACCAGTGCCTTGCCCAGAACAAATACGGGTCTATTTTGAGTCACAGAGCACGCTTGACTATCGCAA GTTTATCAGCCTTCTCTCAGCATCCGTCATCCATCACTGTTACAGAGGGATGGGTTGCACGGTTCGCCTGTAAAATCACCGCAACGCCCCCACCAATCATCACATGGGAGTTTAACCGAGTCACTTTACCGCTGGCCACTGAGAG AATCGCAGTGCTGCCCGGTGGCATTTTGCAAATTCAAGGAGTTGAACGAGAGGATGCTGGAAGTTACCGTTGCGTGGCGACCAACATCGCCAGTCGCCGCAAAAGCTCAGAGGCCGTGCTGACCGTGACTGCAG CTCCATCGTCCAGAGTTCCCCAAAGGCCTTGCATCGTCGCCGTTCCTCAGAATCTCACCATAGCGATCCGCAGTAGCGCTCTGCTGGAGTGCATGGCCACGGGAAGCCCTCGCCCGCTCATCTCCTGGAGCCGGGCCGACCACAAGTCCATCGACGTTCACAACACAAAAGTTTTGGGCAATGGAAACCTGCTCATATCCGACATCAAACCGCAGCACGCTGGAGTCTACTTCTGCCGCGCGACCACACCGGGAACCAGGAACTTCACGCTCGCCGCTGCTAACATAACCGTGCTAG CACCTCCGTCTTTTGTGGAGTGGCCGGAGAGCGTGACCCGACCCAGAGCCGGTACCGCCCGCTTCGTGTGTGTGGCACAGGGCTTTCCCGAACCCCAGATCACCTGGCTGAAGAATGGCCAAACGCTTCACTCGAACGGACGCATCAAAATGTACAACAG taaactGGTGATAAACCAGATCATTCCAGAAGATGATGGCATATACCAGTGCCAGGCAGAGAACCAGCTGGGTTCGGTTCTGGCCATGGCTCGACTGATCGTGGTGATGTCAGATAACCGCCCCAGCGCTCCCAGAAATGTCCGTGCGGACACCATGTCCAGTTCAGCCATCCTGCTGGCGTGGGAGAGACCCGTGTACAACTCCGATAAAGTCATCGCCTACTCTGTGCACTACATGAAGACGGAAG GTCTAAATAACGAAGAGTATCAGATAGTTATTGGTAATGATACCACCCGTTACATCATTGATGACCTGGTGGCCGGACGAAACTACACCTTTTACATCGTAGCGTACATGCCCGTGGGTGCCAGCCGCATGTCTGACCCCGTCGTACAACACACGCTAGAGGACG ttcctctgCGTGCTCCAGAATTGAGTCTCAGCAGTCGGAGCCCGACTGACATTCAGGTGTCCTGGCAGCCGCTCTCCCACAAGCTGAGTCGTGGTCGTGTGTCGATGTACCGTCTCTCATACAGAACCAGTGCTGATGGAGCGATCGCTCAACACGAGGTGCCGGCACACAGAACCCATCATCTCTTGAAAGGCCTGCAGCCCGACACCAACTATCTGCTCCGCATCGCAGCGGCTACCAGCGTGGGCTGGGGCGAGCCATCCGCCTGGACGACACACAGAACACCTAAAGACTCCAGCACTAAAG TGCCCTTGGCACCAGAGCTCCAGTTGGAAACGCTGAACTGCACCACTATCACGGTACGCTGGAATCTCCCAGCCGGCAGCGCTGCTGATCTGCAGGGCTACAAACTTTCATATCATGAGGAGAGTCAGCCAGAGGGTCCACCGACCCAAATCCCCCCACACCTGCGCCAGCACACCATCGGAGGACTGG ACCCCAGAAAGAAGTATCATATTAAAGTGTTGGCATACAGTGTGCTGGGTGAAGGATATCAGGCCGATCAGACCATCAGCACACCCGGATGTGTTT CCGTCCGTGATCGTTTGATCCCGCCCCCTCCGCCGCCTCATCACGTGCACGCCCACAGTAACAGCTCCACCTCTGTGTACCTGCACTGGGGTCGACCCGCTTTCACCGCGGGACAAACCGTCAACTACACGGTCCGCTGTAATCCCGTCGGACTGCAGAACGCCTCGCTGGTGCTCTACCTGCAGAC TGACACTCAGAGTTTGCTGGTCAGTGATTTGGATCCAAACGCAAATTACGAGTTTGCCGTCCGCCTTCATGTGGATCAGCTGTCCAGTCCCTGGAGTCCTGTGGTGTACCAGCAAACACTACCTGAAG CTCCCTCTCGCGCTCCTGTAGGAGTCAAAGTCAGTCTGATCGAGGGAGATTCAGCACTGGTGTCATGGAAACCACCCGACGAGCCCAACATCACTGTGACACGCTACACCATCCTGTACGCATCACGCAGAGCCTGGGCGGCTGGAGAGTGGCAGATCCTTCAGAGAGAAG GGAGCATCACTATGGCTCTGTTGGAGAAACTTCAGTCTGGTCAGGTGTACCTGGTGAAGGTCTCCGCGTCCAATCAGATGGGAGATGGGCCGTTCTCACCCGCGGTCGAGCTGACCGTACACTCTGATCAAGCCATAG TGTTTTCAGGCGGCTTTTATCATCTGGATCAGCGCTCAATGACCGGAATAGCGGTGGGCGTGTGTATCGCTCTAACCTGCATCATCATCTGTGTGCTCATACTggcctgcagaagcaaaaccaG GAAATCCTGCACTGCCAAATCCATCAGACAAGGAGGACAGACTCCGCCCACTGCTGTCCATCTGGCCAATGGGAGTCAAACTGAAAGTGCAGAGGAGATGATGCCCATGACGAGGGACCATTTCGTCGACGCGAAG ggAGGAACAAATCTGATCATTAACAGTGATGGTCCGGTGAAGCCCACCAATGAGAAAAAGAGAAGCAGATGGATCTTCTTCAAGAAGGATGAGAAG GATGTGAAGAAAGTCTCCAGTCCCTCTTACTCGTATTACCCGGGCACCAGTCTTCTGAGTTACACCGACACATCGCCCGGATCCCCTCTCCATCAGCCGTCCTCTCTGCAGGGTCTGTTCGGGTCATCAGAGGGCAACAGCGAGGGCTCTCATTCCAGCGAGACGGGCGACTCTGGGCGTTATACTCATGATGATACGGAGGGGTCCAGCAGCCGTCCGGCCTCCCTGCGGGACGAGGAGAGCGAAGAGTCGGACCGTTACGTGATAgagaaagagcatcacctctgTGTCAAAAATGCAGAGGAAGCAACACCGTCCCAACCCGTTTAA
- the pygo1 gene encoding pygopus homolog 1, with protein sequence MSTEPDKDSFSQKRHRGGEGGLGDVLGASGLLVGSPEKRRRKSSTQAFSFSPLSEYAPPPNPSSDPLIASNPFDDSYSLPSVKSLPSANPYFAPSHHSGFRGYSTLRMAAHTGNRTPYHSPYPMGNQPHPFSQNPMGMGFHRAPGFNYGHSTVQPFRPGPGENVNPRNPHQNLNHGNSPDGVPRYITPDVSPKLSQQQNFFNWSGMPKQDPGDTIRKNTTRNPSPRKQSRNCEDAAPYNGTAELTAKGRGNTPGVEKLNGVMHSYPEALKSSPRPDQADKAWRGSANKVESRSISRSASSEPVYPCGICLSEVNDDQEAILCEASCQKWFHRVCTGMTETAYNLLTAETSAVWGCDACMEDKGAQRLKSRTPSVTSDGQS encoded by the exons ATGTCCACTGAGCCGGATAAAGATTCATTCTCTCAGAAACGACACCGAG GTGGTGAAGGTGGGCTGGGTGATGTTTTAGGGGCTTCTGGTCTGCTAGTGGGGAGTCCTGAGAAAAGGAGACGCAAGTCTAGCACACAG gCTTTCTCCTTCTCTCCTCTGTCTGAATATGCCCCTCCACCAAACCCGAGCTCGGATCCCTTAATAGCCTCCAACCCATTCGACGACAGCTACAGTTTACCATCTGTAAAGTCATTGCCGTCTGCTAACCCTTACTTTGCCCCCTCACATCACTCTGGGTTTCGTGGCTATAGCACACTTAGGATGGCCGCGCACACGGGCAACAGAACACCTTATCATTCCCCGTATCCAATGGGTAACCAGCCCCATCCCTTTTCCCAGAATCCCATGGGCATGGGTTTCCACCGGGCACCGGGATTTAACTACGGGCACAGCACGGTTCAGCCGTTCAGACCGGGTCCTGGAGAGAACGTCAACCCTCGGAACCCCCATCAGAATCTAAACCACGGTAACAGTCCCGACGGTGTCCCAAGGTATATAACCCCAGACGTGAGTCCTAAACTCTCTCAGCAACAGAATTTCTTCAACTGGTCCGGCATGCCCAAACAGGACCCGGGTGACACCATCAGGAAAAATACAACGCGGAACCCATCGCCACGGAAACAAAGCCGGAACTGTGAAGACGCCGCACCCTACAACGGCACGGCCGAGCTCACAGCAAAGGGTCGAGGGAACACACCCGGGGTGGAAAAGCTCAACGGTGTCATGCACTCGTATCCTGAAGCACTGAAGTCTTCACCACGACCTGACCAAGCAGATAAAGCTTGGCGAGGAAGCGCTAATAAAGTTGAGAGCCGTTCTATCAGTCGGAGCGCGTCGTCTGAGCCCGTCTACCCGTGTGGTATATGTCTGAGCGAGGTGAACGATGATCAGGAGGCCATTCTGTGTGAGGCTTCTTGTCAGAAATGGTTTCACAGGGTTTGCACCGGGATGACCGAGACTGCGTACAACCTGCTGACGGCGGAGACGTCTGCGGTTTGGGGTTGTGACGCTTGCATGGAGGACAAAGGAGCTCAGCGGCTCAAATCTCGAACACCTTCCGTGACAAGCGACGGACaatcatga